The Sesamum indicum cultivar Zhongzhi No. 13 linkage group LG1, S_indicum_v1.0, whole genome shotgun sequence genome includes a window with the following:
- the LOC110012134 gene encoding uncharacterized protein LOC110012134, giving the protein MKKYADQNRRFLEFNAGDLVMVKVSDPRFSKSSRGRDPRLMQKYVGPLSVIRRIGTVAYKVELPSWWKIHNVFHVSQLKKYSADKDEDTRNQPSCRELELTKTKEKVAEAILNHRVTITQSPTTRNHAVMKATLAQRLRAREERAGEQVTPSEPEDTSATPTLEIPSDTVPIEGRE; this is encoded by the exons ATGAAGAAGTATGCAGATCAAAACCGCCGCTTCCTCGAGTTCAATGCGGGAGACCTGGTGATGGTGAAGGTCTCAGATCCGAGATTCTCAAAGTCATCAAGGGGGAGAGATCCTCGATTGATGCAGAAGTATGTTGGCCCTTTATCTGTCATTAGGCGTATTGGAACGGTGGCCTACAAGGTGGAGTTGCCTTCCTGGTGGAAAATCCACAACGTCTTCCATGTGAgccaattaaagaaatattcagCAGACAAGGATGAGGACACCCGCAATCAACCGAGTTGCCGGGAGCTTGAATTGACGAAGACTAAGGAGAAGGTGGCTGAAGCAATCCTGAATCACCGAGTGACGATTACGCAAAGCCCAACCACACGGA ATCACGCTGTCATGAAGGCTACACTTGCCCAACGCCTTAGAGCCAGGGAAGAAAGGGCTGGTGAACAAGTCACTCCCAGTGAACCAGAAGACACATCAGCCACCCCTACCCTCGAGATTCCAAGCGATACGGTTCCCATTGAGGGTCGTGAGTGA